The Parvibaculaceae bacterium PLY_AMNH_Bact1 genome window below encodes:
- a CDS encoding L-aspartate oxidase (Derived by automated computational analysis using gene prediction method: Protein Homology. GO_function: GO:0008734 - L-aspartate oxidase activity [Evidence IEA]; GO_process: GO:0009435 - NAD biosynthetic process [Evidence IEA]), whose amino-acid sequence MSTPTLTGGHIVNAGDVLIVGAGLAGLFTALKLSPRPVTVLAAAPIGDGASSAWAQGGIAAAISDGDTPEEHAADTIAAGAGIVDPEVAQLIASEASERIQDLLSLGVPFDRDLEGKLTVGLEAAHSRSRIVHVQGDRAGHAIMEALIAAVRKTPSIRILEGFSAYELAMEEGKVAGVFVQPTGDLEPSPLLLRARSVVLASGGAGGLYKVTTNPLSSRGDGFAMAARAGATIADPEFVQFHPTAIAGAQDPAPLATEALRGAGATLIDETGTRFMKAVHKDAELGPRDVVARSIARVIAEGGKAYLDARQAVGQRFEEAFPTVFKNCQRMGIDPVAEPIPVAPAMHYHMGGIAVDRDGRASVPGLWACGEVASTGAHGANRLASNSLLEAVVFGARIAEDILASVEAGPAATAVIPALRARRSHTVPIVQELRDLMTKHVGVVRTGDGLMRALQQIVRIERAAGSSPALVNMVTAAKLITAAALVRTESRGGHFRIDHPQADAAWAHRTFITLDEADAIARDVAIETKPSIKRGQVQ is encoded by the coding sequence ATGAGCACACCGACGCTTACCGGTGGACATATTGTCAATGCGGGCGACGTGCTGATTGTCGGCGCGGGCCTTGCGGGCCTTTTCACCGCACTCAAACTCAGTCCGCGACCGGTTACGGTGCTTGCTGCAGCCCCCATTGGCGACGGTGCGTCCTCTGCCTGGGCTCAAGGCGGCATCGCGGCTGCCATCTCCGACGGCGATACACCGGAAGAGCATGCGGCGGACACAATTGCTGCCGGTGCCGGGATTGTTGACCCGGAGGTCGCGCAGCTCATTGCCTCAGAAGCCAGTGAGCGCATTCAGGACTTGCTGTCGCTTGGTGTTCCGTTTGATCGAGATCTGGAAGGCAAACTGACAGTTGGTCTGGAAGCCGCGCACAGCAGAAGCCGCATCGTGCACGTTCAGGGCGACCGGGCTGGCCACGCGATCATGGAAGCGCTGATTGCCGCTGTCCGCAAGACACCTTCCATTCGCATTCTCGAAGGCTTTTCGGCCTATGAGCTTGCAATGGAAGAAGGAAAGGTTGCCGGTGTCTTTGTTCAGCCGACCGGCGACCTGGAGCCTTCTCCTCTGCTTTTACGGGCTCGCTCTGTTGTGCTCGCGAGTGGCGGCGCAGGTGGTCTTTATAAGGTCACCACGAATCCGCTGAGCTCTCGTGGAGATGGCTTTGCCATGGCAGCGCGTGCCGGAGCCACTATCGCCGATCCGGAATTTGTTCAATTTCACCCCACCGCCATTGCCGGTGCCCAAGACCCTGCGCCGCTCGCGACAGAAGCGCTTCGCGGTGCTGGCGCAACGCTCATTGATGAAACAGGTACCCGTTTCATGAAAGCGGTGCATAAGGATGCTGAACTCGGCCCCCGCGACGTGGTGGCCCGGTCAATTGCACGCGTTATTGCTGAGGGTGGCAAAGCCTATCTCGATGCCCGCCAAGCGGTTGGACAGCGCTTCGAGGAAGCCTTCCCGACTGTGTTCAAGAACTGCCAACGTATGGGCATTGATCCGGTGGCAGAGCCCATCCCGGTTGCGCCTGCTATGCACTACCATATGGGTGGCATTGCTGTGGACAGAGATGGCCGTGCTTCCGTGCCTGGCCTCTGGGCCTGTGGTGAAGTGGCTTCAACGGGCGCGCATGGTGCCAACCGTCTTGCCAGCAATTCCCTTTTGGAAGCTGTCGTCTTTGGCGCGCGTATTGCTGAGGATATTCTGGCATCTGTTGAAGCAGGCCCGGCGGCGACAGCTGTCATTCCCGCCCTTCGTGCGCGCCGGTCACACACTGTTCCCATTGTTCAAGAACTTCGGGACCTTATGACCAAACATGTGGGTGTTGTCCGCACCGGGGACGGTCTGATGCGAGCGCTTCAGCAGATTGTGCGCATTGAACGGGCTGCGGGCTCCTCACCGGCACTTGTGAACATGGTGACGGCTGCAAAACTCATCACGGCAGCCGCTCTTGTTCGTACAGAAAGCCGCGGCGGTCATTTCCGGATCGACCACCCGCAAGCAGACGCTGCCTGGGCACATCGCACCTTTATCACTCTGGATGAGGCCGATGCGATTGCGCGGGACGTGGCGATAGAAACAAAACCATCAATCAAGCGAGGCCAAGTTCAGTGA
- a CDS encoding hypothetical protein (Derived by automated computational analysis using gene prediction method: GeneMarkS-2+.), whose translation MNTKPEEEAEVESHKILIEIDSAVPQAEAISFAKRMGVPIGAKLVGCFVENQALMDLAELPFASEVSFSGIVKPLETERLAREWEAQAGQAKAAFAAAASDIGLEWSFDVKRGQPLFAVLENACQEDVLVMNTGNHLTSLNDIRRALHTATSDVHADVLLTSARRGMGAGDAPLVVLDDMTSQGEFCAHAAELLATRAGMTCLPVRGADTNLADLAEIVRQMDPGLVVANAHSKFFEKDGDATAFSMAVGCPVLLLGSERELQESD comes from the coding sequence ATGAACACAAAGCCCGAAGAAGAAGCAGAAGTGGAGAGCCACAAAATACTTATAGAGATCGACTCGGCGGTGCCGCAGGCCGAAGCTATCTCCTTTGCTAAACGTATGGGCGTACCGATTGGCGCCAAGCTTGTCGGATGCTTTGTGGAAAACCAGGCACTGATGGATCTGGCGGAGTTGCCCTTCGCCTCAGAGGTATCGTTCAGCGGCATTGTGAAACCACTGGAAACAGAGCGGCTGGCACGCGAGTGGGAAGCGCAGGCGGGGCAGGCAAAAGCTGCTTTCGCCGCTGCCGCCTCAGATATTGGGCTTGAATGGTCTTTCGATGTGAAGCGTGGGCAGCCACTTTTCGCAGTGCTCGAGAATGCATGCCAAGAAGATGTGCTGGTGATGAACACCGGCAACCATCTGACGTCCTTGAATGACATTCGACGCGCATTGCATACAGCCACCTCTGACGTCCATGCAGACGTCTTGCTGACCAGTGCCAGAAGAGGAATGGGCGCGGGCGACGCGCCGCTCGTCGTTTTGGATGACATGACAAGCCAGGGCGAATTTTGCGCCCACGCCGCAGAATTGCTAGCTACACGCGCAGGCATGACTTGCCTTCCGGTCCGTGGAGCTGACACAAATCTTGCGGATCTCGCGGAGATCGTGCGACAGATGGACCCGGGTCTTGTTGTGGCAAATGCCCACTCAAAGTTCTTTGAGAAAGACGGGGACGCGACTGCCTTTTCGATGGCGGTCGGCTGTCCTGTTTTGCTGCTGGGATCGGAGCGTGAGTTGCAGGAAAGCGATTAA
- the nadC gene encoding carboxylating nicotinate-nucleotide diphosphorylase (Derived by automated computational analysis using gene prediction method: Protein Homology. GO_function: GO:0004514 - nicotinate-nucleotide diphosphorylase (carboxylating) activity [Evidence IEA]; GO_process: GO:0019363 - pyridine nucleotide biosynthetic process [Evidence IEA]), producing MLSDLTPLPSLIVDSAVRAALAEDLGDAGDITSQSTVPADTRSQVVLRAREHGCIAGLDAARAAFREMDPGLRISVQAPDGSVVSPGDVIAAIEGNARAIVTGERVALNFLGHLSGIATATRHFVDAVAGTDTRICCTRKTTPGLRAFEKYAVRAGGGVNHRFGLYDAILIKDNHIAMAGGIAEAIRGARAKAGHMVRIEIEVDTLDQLKEALDIGVEAVLLDNMPPDVLREAVAINQGQAALEASGGITLDTAASVAATGVDYISVGWITHSAPCLDIGLDYEAAAT from the coding sequence ATTCTTTCGGACCTCACGCCCCTGCCCTCCCTCATTGTTGATAGCGCGGTTCGGGCGGCGCTCGCTGAAGACTTAGGCGATGCGGGTGACATTACGAGCCAATCGACAGTTCCTGCAGATACGCGGTCGCAGGTCGTGCTTCGTGCCCGTGAGCATGGATGCATTGCGGGCCTTGACGCTGCGCGGGCGGCGTTCCGGGAAATGGATCCCGGCCTCAGAATTTCTGTACAAGCACCGGATGGTTCTGTCGTATCTCCAGGCGATGTGATTGCCGCCATTGAAGGAAATGCGCGCGCGATCGTCACCGGTGAACGAGTGGCGCTCAACTTTCTGGGCCATCTTTCAGGTATTGCAACGGCGACACGGCACTTTGTTGATGCGGTGGCGGGGACGGATACACGTATCTGTTGCACCAGAAAAACGACACCAGGGCTTCGGGCTTTTGAAAAATACGCTGTGCGTGCCGGTGGTGGGGTCAATCACCGCTTCGGGCTCTATGACGCCATCCTTATCAAGGACAATCACATCGCCATGGCAGGCGGCATCGCAGAAGCAATTCGTGGCGCTCGCGCAAAAGCCGGACATATGGTTCGGATCGAGATTGAGGTCGATACGCTGGATCAGTTGAAAGAAGCGCTCGACATTGGCGTCGAAGCGGTCTTGCTCGACAATATGCCACCAGACGTGCTCAGAGAGGCCGTTGCCATCAATCAGGGTCAAGCTGCACTCGAAGCGTCAGGAGGCATCACGCTAGACACTGCAGCGAGCGTTGCCGCAACCGGTGTCGACTATATTTCCGTCGGGTGGATCACCCATTCCGCCCCGTGCCTTGATATCGGTCTCGACTACGAAGCCGCAGCAACCTGA
- a CDS encoding universal stress protein (Derived by automated computational analysis using gene prediction method: Protein Homology.) has product MPIRKVLVPVHGTDSDKPVLNAALLLAKKFGAQAKVLFVRPDPSEALPYLGDGVSGQVIEDLLQAAKEGSDAAVAAAKASVESEAATAGLPVVTDTGTLPSARFGEATGRRDLVVAEESRLSDLVMFSGSEIEDGIAGGDALEGALMSADRPVLIAPKSAPSSIGDSILVGWDGSLQASAAVTAAIPFIEKASKVTILCIDEGDDDGVPNTVLENYLALHGATAHFRFVKADGRAVGEILLEEAASAGADLLVMGGYGHSRLREFLFGGATQHVRAHTSVPVLMAH; this is encoded by the coding sequence ATGCCTATTCGGAAAGTGCTTGTTCCTGTTCATGGGACTGACTCAGATAAACCAGTATTGAACGCAGCTCTTTTGCTTGCGAAAAAATTTGGTGCGCAGGCGAAGGTCCTGTTCGTTCGTCCTGACCCAAGTGAGGCTTTGCCTTATCTGGGTGATGGTGTGTCGGGGCAGGTTATTGAAGACCTGCTTCAGGCCGCGAAAGAAGGATCAGACGCCGCGGTTGCGGCAGCGAAAGCAAGTGTCGAGTCGGAGGCAGCGACCGCTGGCCTCCCAGTTGTGACCGATACAGGCACGCTTCCCTCTGCGCGGTTCGGCGAAGCGACCGGTCGGCGCGACCTCGTTGTTGCAGAAGAAAGCCGTCTTTCTGACCTGGTGATGTTCTCAGGCTCAGAGATCGAAGATGGTATTGCAGGTGGGGACGCCCTGGAGGGCGCGCTGATGAGCGCAGACCGCCCTGTCTTGATCGCACCCAAGTCAGCGCCGTCGTCAATCGGCGATAGTATCCTGGTCGGGTGGGACGGCAGTCTTCAGGCATCAGCTGCAGTGACCGCAGCGATTCCCTTCATTGAGAAAGCTTCCAAAGTCACCATTCTTTGCATTGACGAAGGTGATGATGATGGCGTGCCAAATACAGTGCTGGAAAACTATCTCGCCCTTCACGGCGCAACGGCACATTTTCGCTTTGTAAAAGCAGACGGACGCGCAGTTGGTGAGATCCTCCTAGAGGAAGCTGCAAGTGCAGGAGCTGATCTTTTGGTGATGGGTGGATATGGCCATAGCCGTCTTCGCGAATTCCTCTTTGGTGGCGCCACGCAGCATGTGCGAGCCCACACCAGTGTTCCGGTGCTCATGGCGCACTAA
- a CDS encoding AAA family ATPase (Derived by automated computational analysis using gene prediction method: Protein Homology.) yields the protein MSQFEFTTTAELSDAMGLVGQDRALEAIRFGTRMDKSGYNIFALGPHGAGMRDGVIRHLQSIVGKRPVPGDWVYVNNFTDPNKPVALETAAGRAEALRSGVADLIQDLRGSIPAILESEEYKKRLAAIDANYTQHQGQAFEALRIKAEAKNVTLLSTPSGFAFAPQREGEVMKPEAFNDLPEDEREKIKDTIGELEQELASIFQHVPGWEKERRTQVHELNREVATNAVGRSIHDLTSMFEGNEKVAAWLRELEADLVENIGLFTADDREQFAGPMGPIGGDVFRRYTVNVIVNNGPDAAPEPTAGNSNGGFIGGGAPIITEEHPAFANLIGRVEHMSNMGALVTDFSLIKAGSLHRANGGYLLIDALRLLREPLAWDGLKRALRTRRIVLEAPGDYLSLVSTVALEPDPIPLDTKVILFGDRLLYYMLAENDPEFSDLFKVSADFDDQIDRDGDTDLLYAEMIATLCRENDLLPLTAAAVGRVIEESSRFAEDAEKLSLEVGSITDLMQEADLYARDDAADAVDVPHVQQAIDERVHRADRLRERSLESITREVVMIDTEGFVAGQVNGLSVLSLGQVSFGRPTRITARTRMGKGNVVDIEREVDLGGALHSKGVLILTGFLSAHFAINIPLSLTATLVFEQSYGGVDGDSASVAELVALLSSLAEVPINQGFAVTGSLNQLGQVQPIGGVNEKVEGFFDICMRRGLTGEQGVIIPAANVKHLMLRRDVVDAVERGMFSVFAAETIEDAVTIMTGVHAGQRDEGGDFPSGSLFERIDHRLLEFAEAQVAFGKDDSGETAS from the coding sequence GTGTCGCAGTTTGAGTTCACAACGACGGCTGAGCTGTCCGACGCCATGGGACTTGTGGGTCAAGACCGTGCGTTGGAAGCCATCCGCTTCGGAACCCGGATGGACAAGAGCGGATACAATATTTTCGCACTGGGGCCGCATGGGGCGGGCATGCGCGATGGTGTGATCCGCCACCTGCAGTCAATCGTTGGCAAAAGACCAGTGCCCGGGGATTGGGTCTATGTGAACAATTTTACAGATCCGAACAAACCAGTGGCGCTTGAGACAGCAGCTGGTCGGGCGGAAGCGTTGAGATCAGGCGTCGCAGATCTCATTCAGGACTTGCGTGGATCCATTCCGGCGATCCTCGAAAGCGAAGAGTATAAAAAGCGACTGGCGGCCATTGATGCGAACTACACACAGCATCAAGGTCAGGCGTTTGAAGCTCTCCGCATCAAAGCCGAGGCGAAAAACGTCACCCTCCTCTCAACACCTTCCGGTTTTGCATTTGCTCCTCAGAGAGAGGGCGAGGTGATGAAGCCTGAGGCCTTCAACGATCTGCCGGAGGATGAGCGGGAGAAGATCAAGGACACCATAGGCGAGCTTGAGCAGGAACTGGCGTCGATCTTCCAACATGTGCCTGGCTGGGAGAAAGAACGCCGTACTCAGGTCCATGAATTGAACCGGGAGGTGGCAACAAACGCGGTGGGACGCTCCATTCACGATCTCACCTCGATGTTTGAAGGCAATGAAAAGGTCGCCGCCTGGCTGAGGGAACTCGAAGCTGATCTCGTCGAAAATATCGGCCTTTTCACGGCAGATGATCGTGAGCAATTCGCGGGGCCCATGGGTCCCATAGGGGGGGATGTTTTTCGACGATACACAGTCAATGTCATCGTCAACAATGGACCCGATGCAGCGCCAGAGCCCACGGCCGGAAACAGCAATGGTGGGTTCATCGGCGGCGGTGCGCCCATCATCACAGAGGAGCATCCTGCCTTCGCCAATCTGATCGGCAGAGTTGAGCACATGTCCAACATGGGTGCGTTGGTGACAGACTTCAGTCTCATTAAGGCGGGCTCCCTCCACCGGGCCAATGGGGGATACCTGCTCATCGATGCGCTGCGGCTGTTACGGGAACCACTCGCGTGGGATGGATTGAAACGGGCCCTTAGAACTCGTCGCATCGTGCTTGAGGCGCCCGGTGACTATCTGAGTCTTGTGAGCACCGTTGCCCTTGAGCCGGACCCGATTCCGCTTGATACAAAGGTCATCCTGTTTGGTGATCGTCTGCTCTATTACATGCTGGCTGAGAATGACCCAGAATTCAGCGATCTGTTCAAAGTGTCCGCTGATTTTGATGACCAGATCGACAGGGATGGCGATACGGATCTTCTATACGCAGAGATGATCGCCACGCTCTGCCGGGAAAACGACTTATTGCCGCTGACCGCCGCTGCAGTAGGGCGCGTCATTGAAGAGAGTTCTCGCTTCGCAGAAGATGCGGAGAAACTGTCACTTGAAGTGGGCAGCATCACTGACCTGATGCAAGAAGCAGATCTCTATGCGCGTGATGATGCGGCAGACGCGGTTGATGTGCCCCATGTTCAGCAGGCGATAGATGAGCGGGTCCATCGGGCAGACCGGCTGCGCGAGCGAAGTCTTGAATCAATCACCCGCGAAGTCGTGATGATTGACACGGAGGGGTTTGTCGCCGGACAGGTAAATGGGCTCTCTGTTTTGAGCCTGGGTCAGGTAAGCTTCGGCCGCCCGACACGTATCACCGCCCGCACCCGCATGGGAAAGGGCAATGTGGTCGACATAGAGCGGGAGGTTGATTTGGGCGGTGCGCTTCACTCCAAAGGCGTGCTCATCCTGACCGGCTTTCTGAGTGCACATTTCGCCATCAATATTCCTCTGTCTCTCACCGCCACGCTTGTATTTGAGCAAAGTTATGGCGGCGTAGATGGGGACAGCGCATCGGTCGCAGAGCTTGTGGCTCTCCTGTCTTCTTTGGCAGAAGTTCCTATCAATCAGGGCTTCGCCGTGACAGGATCGCTTAACCAGCTGGGACAGGTCCAGCCGATTGGCGGTGTAAATGAGAAGGTCGAGGGTTTCTTCGACATTTGCATGCGCCGAGGACTGACAGGAGAGCAGGGTGTGATTATCCCTGCCGCCAATGTCAAACACCTGATGCTGCGGCGCGACGTGGTGGATGCTGTTGAGCGTGGTATGTTCTCAGTCTTTGCAGCTGAAACGATTGAAGACGCTGTCACCATCATGACCGGTGTTCATGCAGGGCAGCGAGATGAAGGGGGTGACTTTCCTTCCGGCTCTTTGTTTGAGCGCATCGATCATCGGTTGCTGGAGTTTGCTGAGGCACAGGTGGCCTTTGGAAAGGATGATAGCGGGGAGACTGCATCATGA
- a CDS encoding NAD regulator (Derived by automated computational analysis using gene prediction method: Protein Homology.): MASAPPKNPLNPVVIDLNAAIVQVADALPQIVVVRPQENGEDSDQDIWDALPFGPFDPFTHRTMEIGLRAWVQEQTQIDLGYVEQLYTFGDRGRHALEVEEGRDHIVSVGYLALTRGGEERAGVSWRSWYQYFPWEDWRDGRPPILDKIILPLLQDWASESQGTESDELVRGKRLDRARLTFGLDGGAWDEENVLERYELLYEAGLVREALRDGRPNAAGLEEANTPQLGVPMQFDHRRILATAISRLRAKLKYRPVVFELMPDTFTLYELQRTSEALLGLHVHKQNFRRLVEKAGLVERTGRMSTHTGGRPAELFRFRREIFNERPAPGLRLAPSRTRANT; the protein is encoded by the coding sequence ATGGCGTCAGCGCCGCCTAAGAACCCGCTCAACCCAGTTGTGATCGACCTTAATGCGGCGATCGTGCAGGTCGCAGACGCGCTGCCTCAGATTGTCGTGGTGCGCCCCCAGGAAAATGGCGAGGACAGCGATCAGGATATCTGGGATGCGCTGCCCTTTGGGCCCTTCGATCCGTTCACCCACCGGACAATGGAAATCGGGCTGCGAGCCTGGGTGCAAGAACAGACGCAGATTGATCTGGGCTATGTCGAACAGCTCTACACTTTTGGCGACCGAGGCCGTCATGCTCTCGAGGTGGAAGAAGGCAGGGACCACATTGTGTCTGTCGGCTATCTCGCTCTGACGCGCGGTGGCGAAGAACGCGCAGGCGTGAGCTGGCGCAGCTGGTATCAATATTTCCCCTGGGAGGACTGGCGTGACGGACGCCCCCCCATTTTGGACAAGATCATCCTGCCTCTGCTGCAGGATTGGGCTTCTGAAAGCCAAGGCACGGAAAGTGATGAACTGGTCCGCGGCAAGCGGCTGGACCGGGCCCGCCTCACTTTCGGCCTTGATGGAGGTGCCTGGGATGAGGAGAACGTGCTGGAGCGTTACGAGCTTCTTTATGAAGCAGGACTGGTGCGCGAAGCCCTGCGAGACGGCCGCCCCAACGCAGCAGGTCTGGAGGAAGCCAACACACCGCAACTCGGCGTGCCCATGCAGTTTGACCATCGACGCATTTTGGCGACAGCGATCAGCCGTCTGCGCGCAAAACTCAAATACCGTCCCGTCGTGTTTGAGCTCATGCCAGACACCTTCACGCTCTACGAATTGCAGCGTACGAGCGAGGCACTATTGGGCCTTCATGTTCACAAACAGAACTTCAGGCGGCTGGTGGAAAAAGCAGGGCTTGTAGAACGGACAGGACGCATGAGCACGCACACGGGCGGACGTCCCGCTGAGCTCTTCCGCTTCCGTCGTGAGATCTTCAATGAACGCCCGGCACCTGGCCTCCGCCTCGCCCCCTCACGGACGCGGGCAAATACCTGA
- a CDS encoding HD family hydrolase (Derived by automated computational analysis using gene prediction method: Protein Homology.), whose translation MAPPKKHSHKKAKTPRAWQRMLSGRRLDLLDPSPFDVEIEDIAHGLARVARWNGQTIGDEPFSVAEHSVLVEELCHRLRPGWPAKWRLAALLHDAPEYVIGDMISPFKAALGYDYKSFEHRLESAIHLRFGLPADLPKSVEALIKRADRISAFLEATQLAGFSDEEAAAIFGRPRGHSPIKLKPLNPTAAQALFLKRFSTLLKLTEQDGASSKRD comes from the coding sequence ATGGCCCCGCCAAAGAAACATTCTCACAAGAAAGCGAAAACACCCCGCGCCTGGCAACGCATGCTGAGCGGGCGGCGGCTTGACCTGCTGGACCCCTCGCCTTTCGATGTAGAAATCGAAGATATTGCTCATGGTCTTGCAAGAGTTGCCCGCTGGAACGGTCAAACGATCGGTGATGAACCCTTTTCCGTGGCGGAGCATAGTGTGCTTGTCGAAGAGCTCTGCCATCGCCTGCGCCCAGGATGGCCCGCCAAATGGCGTCTCGCTGCCCTGCTTCATGATGCCCCGGAATATGTGATCGGCGACATGATCAGCCCGTTCAAGGCAGCGCTCGGCTATGACTACAAGAGCTTTGAGCACCGGTTGGAGAGTGCCATCCACCTGCGCTTTGGCCTCCCAGCCGACTTGCCCAAGAGTGTTGAAGCTCTCATCAAGCGCGCCGACAGGATTTCCGCGTTTTTGGAGGCCACTCAGCTGGCCGGATTTTCTGATGAAGAAGCCGCGGCGATTTTTGGGCGCCCGCGAGGTCACTCTCCGATCAAACTGAAACCACTCAATCCCACGGCGGCACAGGCTCTTTTTCTGAAGCGGTTCAGTACTCTGTTGAAGTTGACCGAACAGGACGGAGCATCGTCCAAACGTGATTAG
- a CDS encoding hypothetical protein (Derived by automated computational analysis using gene prediction method: Protein Homology.) produces the protein MTLYRIHMNAARSEEFPEGSDKHGYDFVAPLDADNHLDPVAWKAHKQDCVVRRFTNGEPDERGLLRHIGKGWTIDYDPTTAEGDEPFFKLDKHLISVGEYLSVLEDDGEMRTFHIVAVQPYLKK, from the coding sequence ATGACCCTGTACCGTATTCATATGAATGCTGCCCGCAGCGAAGAGTTTCCAGAAGGCAGTGACAAACACGGCTACGACTTTGTTGCACCGCTGGATGCAGATAATCACCTGGACCCGGTTGCCTGGAAAGCCCACAAACAGGATTGTGTGGTGAGGCGTTTCACAAATGGAGAGCCCGACGAGCGGGGCCTTCTCCGACATATCGGGAAGGGCTGGACCATTGACTATGATCCAACCACCGCAGAAGGCGATGAGCCCTTCTTTAAACTTGATAAACACCTGATCAGCGTCGGGGAATATCTCTCCGTTTTGGAAGATGACGGAGAGATGCGCACCTTCCACATTGTGGCGGTCCAACCCTATCTGAAAAAATAA
- the nadA gene encoding quinolinate synthase NadA (Derived by automated computational analysis using gene prediction method: Protein Homology. GO_function: GO:0008987 - quinolinate synthetase A activity [Evidence IEA]; GO_function: GO:0051539 - 4 iron, 4 sulfur cluster binding [Evidence IEA]; GO_process: GO:0009435 - NAD biosynthetic process [Evidence IEA]), translating into MTADLHIQDAATKTAAMVPPKFKPLEMPELEYTPGLAKEMAPIYERVKNVIPSVEWPFFAPYVKAINDLKKERNAVILAHNYMTPEIFHCVGDIVGDSLQLAREAATADADVIIQCGVHFMAETAKLLSPEKTVLIPDEKAGCSLAESITGADIRRLREQYPGVPVVTYVNTSAEVKAETDICCTSSNAVQVVESLGVPEVLCLPDEYLAQNIARQTNVKIITYAGHCEVHERFTPQELREYREAHPGLSIIAHPECPPEVVDEADFSGSTSGMIKWVKDNHPDQVMMVTECSMSDNVAAEVPGTDFIRPCNLCPHMKRITLPKILESLLYMKDEVVVDPAIAPRARAAVERMINLPL; encoded by the coding sequence ATGACCGCCGATCTTCATATTCAGGATGCTGCGACCAAGACTGCAGCCATGGTTCCCCCAAAGTTCAAACCGCTTGAGATGCCAGAGCTTGAATACACGCCCGGCCTCGCGAAAGAGATGGCGCCGATCTATGAGCGCGTCAAAAACGTTATCCCCTCAGTGGAGTGGCCCTTCTTTGCGCCTTATGTGAAGGCGATTAATGATCTGAAGAAAGAGCGTAACGCCGTCATCCTGGCTCATAACTATATGACGCCGGAAATCTTCCACTGTGTCGGTGACATTGTGGGCGACAGTCTGCAGCTCGCGCGGGAAGCCGCGACGGCGGACGCCGATGTCATCATCCAGTGCGGCGTGCACTTTATGGCGGAGACAGCAAAGCTGTTGAGCCCGGAAAAGACGGTTCTTATTCCCGATGAAAAGGCCGGGTGTTCGCTCGCGGAATCCATTACCGGCGCTGATATTCGCCGCCTGCGGGAACAATATCCAGGTGTCCCCGTTGTTACTTATGTGAACACGTCTGCAGAGGTTAAAGCCGAGACCGACATTTGCTGCACGTCGTCTAATGCGGTGCAGGTGGTGGAAAGTCTTGGTGTGCCAGAAGTGCTCTGCCTACCGGATGAATATCTCGCGCAGAACATTGCGCGTCAGACCAATGTGAAGATCATCACCTATGCCGGGCATTGCGAAGTGCACGAACGCTTCACACCGCAAGAACTTCGAGAGTATCGCGAAGCACATCCAGGCCTCTCTATTATCGCGCATCCTGAATGTCCGCCTGAAGTTGTCGATGAAGCCGATTTCTCTGGTTCGACATCAGGCATGATCAAATGGGTGAAGGACAACCATCCAGACCAAGTCATGATGGTGACCGAATGCTCCATGAGCGACAATGTGGCCGCCGAAGTGCCAGGCACGGATTTCATTCGTCCCTGCAACCTTTGCCCGCACATGAAGCGCATCACCCTGCCGAAGATCCTCGAAAGTCTCCTCTACATGAAAGATGAGGTCGTCGTAGATCCAGCCATCGCACCACGCGCACGCGCGGCTGTTGAGCGCATGATCAATCTGCCACTCTAA